Proteins from one Toxotes jaculatrix isolate fToxJac2 chromosome 13, fToxJac2.pri, whole genome shotgun sequence genomic window:
- the LOC121191641 gene encoding probable thiopurine S-methyltransferase isoform X1: MWASGFLLEMLWLVLFQAAASWGQANITSMLAPQADRVMALGEWQERWQEERIGFHQPHVHKMLENNIDKVLAGRTGVRFFIPLCGKTVDIKWLADMGHSVVGVEISEKAVKQFFEENNLTYSEEPVPAVPGAKVYKSSEKNISLYQCDLYNFSSSIEGQFGAIWDRGSLVAINPKDREKYSSLLISLMAKDCRYLLDTLLYNPELYKGPPFFVPDEQVHSLFGESCDIELLQSMDALTDRQREWGLDYLTENVHLIIPKSS, from the exons ATGTGGGCTTCAGGATTTCTCTTAGAAATGCTGTGGTTGGTTTTATTCCAGGCTGCTGCTAG TTGGGGTCAGGCAAACATAACCAGCATGCTGGCACCGCAGGCCGATCGGGTCATGGCACTTGGAGAATGGCAAGAACGCTGGCAGGAGGAGAGGATTGGCTTCCATCAACCTCATGtgcacaa GATGCTGGAGAACAATATTGATAAAGTCCTTGCTGGACGGACAGGAGTTCGcttcttcatccctctctgtGGGAAAACAGTGGATATAAAGTG GCTGGCAGACATGGGCCATTCAGTGGTTGGGGTGGAGATATCTGAAAAGGCTGTAAAACAGTTCTTTGAGGAGAACAACTTGACGTACAGTGAGGAGCCTGTCCCTGCCGTACCTGGAGCAAAGGTTTACAAG AGCTCAGAGAAAAATATCTCCCTCTATCAGTGTGACCTGTACAACTTCTCCAG TTCCATCGAGGGTCAGTTTGGGGCAATTTGGGACAGGGGATCTCTGGTGGCTATCAACccaaaagacagagaaaa GTATAGTTCTCTCTTAATTTCCCTCATGGCCAAAGACTGCAGATACCTTTTGGACACTTTGCTGTACAATCCTGAATTATATAAAG gtCCTCCCTTTTTTGTGCCCGATGAGCAAGTGCACAGCCTGTTTG GGGAAAGCTGTGATATCGAGCTGCTGCAGTCGATGGATGccttgacagacagacagcgagaATGGGGGCTGGACTATCTGACGGAAAATGTACATCTCATCATTCCAAAGAGCAGTTAA
- the LOC121191641 gene encoding probable thiopurine S-methyltransferase isoform X2 — protein sequence MLAPQADRVMALGEWQERWQEERIGFHQPHVHKMLENNIDKVLAGRTGVRFFIPLCGKTVDIKWLADMGHSVVGVEISEKAVKQFFEENNLTYSEEPVPAVPGAKVYKSSEKNISLYQCDLYNFSSSIEGQFGAIWDRGSLVAINPKDREKYSSLLISLMAKDCRYLLDTLLYNPELYKGPPFFVPDEQVHSLFGESCDIELLQSMDALTDRQREWGLDYLTENVHLIIPKSS from the exons ATGCTGGCACCGCAGGCCGATCGGGTCATGGCACTTGGAGAATGGCAAGAACGCTGGCAGGAGGAGAGGATTGGCTTCCATCAACCTCATGtgcacaa GATGCTGGAGAACAATATTGATAAAGTCCTTGCTGGACGGACAGGAGTTCGcttcttcatccctctctgtGGGAAAACAGTGGATATAAAGTG GCTGGCAGACATGGGCCATTCAGTGGTTGGGGTGGAGATATCTGAAAAGGCTGTAAAACAGTTCTTTGAGGAGAACAACTTGACGTACAGTGAGGAGCCTGTCCCTGCCGTACCTGGAGCAAAGGTTTACAAG AGCTCAGAGAAAAATATCTCCCTCTATCAGTGTGACCTGTACAACTTCTCCAG TTCCATCGAGGGTCAGTTTGGGGCAATTTGGGACAGGGGATCTCTGGTGGCTATCAACccaaaagacagagaaaa GTATAGTTCTCTCTTAATTTCCCTCATGGCCAAAGACTGCAGATACCTTTTGGACACTTTGCTGTACAATCCTGAATTATATAAAG gtCCTCCCTTTTTTGTGCCCGATGAGCAAGTGCACAGCCTGTTTG GGGAAAGCTGTGATATCGAGCTGCTGCAGTCGATGGATGccttgacagacagacagcgagaATGGGGGCTGGACTATCTGACGGAAAATGTACATCTCATCATTCCAAAGAGCAGTTAA
- the LOC121192165 gene encoding protein phosphatase 1 regulatory subunit 36 isoform X2 encodes MLKYSEETRNVSVPPRGRWVWSDESQTVEFVSSSPAEEDVLGKRGQTHATFSDVQRRAEWLAEICTPSRRGRQNITESLSPAHLNTYRSSVMKRRGDYVTVGDVKQVAVSLLQENYSLPIPFCFLAVLKTKELDEVLTSLLLYLSCFFEHKSVENKPKPVMAVDTITEHQVMAKMKIAEKKLAVSYFTLIMDLEIKRNEHTAYRKGCMSNSTEWLLHACLYSFFCYVAWVTFGRKDLRDIQEEVGRLLYSDTFNTAVRNRTDGHSGMTPTARNGSAKTGEANPKEMGCNNTFKHRPVRKGQLQYIMAF; translated from the exons ATGCTTAAATATTCCGAGGAGACGAGAAAC GTGAGTGTGCCGCCGCGAGGCCGCTGGGTGTGGAGTGACGAATCCCAAACTGTGGAGTTTGTCAG TTCTAGCCCGGCAGAGGAGGATGTTTTGGGTAAAAGGGGCCAAACACACGCCACTTTCAGCGATGTTCAGCGGCGTGCAGAGTG GTTGGCTGAGATCTGCACTCCGAGCCGTAGGGGGCGCCAAAACATTACAGAGAGCCTGAGCCCTGCTCATCTGAACACATACAGGTCCTCTGTGATGAAGAGGCGAGGAGACTACGTCACCGTTGGTGATGTTAAAC AGGTGGCTGTCAGTTTGCTACAGGAGAATTATTCACTTCCCATTCCATTCTGCTTCTTGGCTGTATTGAA GACTAAAGAGCTTGATGAAGTCCTGACCTCCCTTCTCCTTTACCTGTCTTGTTTCTTTGAACACAAGTCTGTGGAAAATAAGCCTAAGCCTGTAATGGC TGTAGATACCATCACAGAGCACCAGGTGATGGCCAAAATGAAAATTGCTGAAAAGAAGCTGGCTGTCTCCTACTTCACTTTAATCATGGACCTGGAGATAAAACGAAATGAACACACAGCATATCGCAA GGGCTGCATGTCAAACAGTACAGAATGGCTGCTACATGCG TGCTTGTACAGCTTCTTCTGTTATGTGGCCTGGGTGACGTTTGGCAGGAAGGACCTGAGGGACATCCAAGAGGAGGTTGGGCGTCTTTTGTACTCTGACACCTTCAACACAGCAGTGAGGAACCGGACTGATGGACACTCAGGAATGACCCCCACTGCCCGTAATGGTTCAGCGAAGACGGGAGAAGCTAACCCCAAGGAGATGGGCTGTAATAACACATTCAAGCACAG ACCAGTCAGAAAGGGTCAACTACAGTACATAATGGCCTTCTGA
- the LOC121192165 gene encoding protein phosphatase 1 regulatory subunit 36 isoform X1 — protein sequence MLKYSEETRNVSVPPRGRWVWSDESQTVEFVSSSPAEEDVLGKRGQTHATFSDVQRRAEWLAEICTPSRRGRQNITESLSPAHLNTYRSSVMKRRGDYVTVGDVKQVAVSLLQENYSLPIPFCFLAVLKTKELDEVLTSLLLYLSCFFEHKSVENKPKPVMAVDTITEHQVMAKMKIAEKKLAVSYFTLIMDLEIKRNEHTAYRKGCMSNSTEWLLHACLYSFFCYVAWVTFGRKDLRDIQEEVGRLLYSDTFNTAVRNRTDGHSGMTPTARNGSAKTGEANPKEMGCNNTFKHRTSKRRPALSSIVNQRSPLMASLLPSPKEQSPHLFLSSWARRQSLLQTEHCDTKALTEELNQQLAKVSFGILGKPLTQFSRTTLIPNGEQRNKRNEDEVHESESDVNGSEDHPGIHAQGSRLSFTGPNLAGPARYGRTTHVNTGNSAATIESVTSCTE from the exons ATGCTTAAATATTCCGAGGAGACGAGAAAC GTGAGTGTGCCGCCGCGAGGCCGCTGGGTGTGGAGTGACGAATCCCAAACTGTGGAGTTTGTCAG TTCTAGCCCGGCAGAGGAGGATGTTTTGGGTAAAAGGGGCCAAACACACGCCACTTTCAGCGATGTTCAGCGGCGTGCAGAGTG GTTGGCTGAGATCTGCACTCCGAGCCGTAGGGGGCGCCAAAACATTACAGAGAGCCTGAGCCCTGCTCATCTGAACACATACAGGTCCTCTGTGATGAAGAGGCGAGGAGACTACGTCACCGTTGGTGATGTTAAAC AGGTGGCTGTCAGTTTGCTACAGGAGAATTATTCACTTCCCATTCCATTCTGCTTCTTGGCTGTATTGAA GACTAAAGAGCTTGATGAAGTCCTGACCTCCCTTCTCCTTTACCTGTCTTGTTTCTTTGAACACAAGTCTGTGGAAAATAAGCCTAAGCCTGTAATGGC TGTAGATACCATCACAGAGCACCAGGTGATGGCCAAAATGAAAATTGCTGAAAAGAAGCTGGCTGTCTCCTACTTCACTTTAATCATGGACCTGGAGATAAAACGAAATGAACACACAGCATATCGCAA GGGCTGCATGTCAAACAGTACAGAATGGCTGCTACATGCG TGCTTGTACAGCTTCTTCTGTTATGTGGCCTGGGTGACGTTTGGCAGGAAGGACCTGAGGGACATCCAAGAGGAGGTTGGGCGTCTTTTGTACTCTGACACCTTCAACACAGCAGTGAGGAACCGGACTGATGGACACTCAGGAATGACCCCCACTGCCCGTAATGGTTCAGCGAAGACGGGAGAAGCTAACCCCAAGGAGATGGGCTGTAATAACACATTCAAGCACAG AACATCCAAGAGGCGCCCTGCCCTCAGCAGTATAGTTAATCAGCGTTCCCCACTTATGGCGTCTCTGCTGCCCTCACCCAAAGAACAGTCACCCCATCTGTTCCTCAGCAGCTGGGCCAGGAGGCAGAGCCTGCTGCAGACTGAGCACTGTGACACCAAGGCCCTGACAGAGGAGCTCAACCAGCAGCTGGCCAAAGTCAG CTTTGGGATTCTTGGCAAGCCACTGACACAGTTCAGCCGGACTACCCTGATACCCAATGGAGAACAGAGGAACAAAAGAAATGAGGATGAGGTCCATGAATCAGAAAGTGATGTTAATGGCAGTGAAGATCATCCTGGTATCCATGCTCAAGGAAGCAGGTTGTCCTTCACGGGACCCAATTTGGCAGGCCCTGCCAGATATGGCAGAACCACCCATGTAAACACAGGAAACTCAGCAGCTACCATTGAGTCAGTGACCTCATGTACTGAATGA